A genome region from Nitrospinota bacterium includes the following:
- a CDS encoding DUF935 family protein, whose translation MTILRPRSGEIIPTRPFTYWSSRSPRDLTPGRLAAILNNLDAGDAAEAMALFDEMEERDLHLGAVMQTRILSAISRDRDVIPASDKSADDKIAAFVRDVFDAIPSRQALMASLMSAVSHGFAMAEIIWDLKDGAVSIKEIAPRPQKLFTFIDYEDPARLLDFPRYLSPKNPVGVKLPREKFIFHKNHAVSSEFLKSGLYRGIAWYYLFTNFTVKDWLSFIDLYGVPMRLGKYNSTATDQARAVLKDAVANLGSDAAAVISGDTTIEFIQSNLTGSQSLFSDAVEFFNRLKSKRVLGQTLTTEPGAGSGGSYALGQVHDRVRNDIVAYDCKALDETLSHDLVRPLVDFNFGPQKSYPKIITRLAQPGDVDEKLNQIRKLVEMGAKVPARIAAEAAGVRLLGDPEEPLTMAHGTGK comes from the coding sequence ATGACCATTTTAAGACCCCGAAGTGGCGAGATCATCCCCACAAGGCCCTTCACCTACTGGTCCTCCCGCTCCCCGCGCGACCTGACGCCGGGCCGGCTCGCCGCCATACTCAACAATCTGGACGCGGGCGACGCCGCCGAGGCCATGGCCCTTTTCGACGAGATGGAAGAGCGAGACCTGCACCTTGGCGCAGTCATGCAGACCCGCATCCTCTCCGCCATCTCACGCGACAGGGACGTGATCCCCGCCTCGGACAAAAGCGCCGACGATAAAATCGCCGCCTTCGTGCGCGACGTTTTCGACGCAATCCCCTCCCGCCAGGCGCTCATGGCGTCGCTCATGTCCGCCGTCTCCCACGGCTTTGCCATGGCGGAGATAATCTGGGATTTAAAGGACGGCGCCGTGTCCATAAAAGAGATCGCACCACGGCCGCAAAAGCTTTTCACCTTTATTGATTATGAAGACCCGGCCCGTCTTCTCGATTTCCCGCGCTATCTTTCCCCGAAAAATCCGGTGGGTGTGAAATTGCCGCGCGAAAAATTCATTTTCCACAAAAACCACGCAGTCTCATCAGAATTCCTAAAGTCCGGCCTGTATCGCGGCATCGCCTGGTATTACCTGTTCACGAACTTCACCGTGAAGGACTGGCTTTCGTTCATAGACCTGTACGGCGTCCCCATGCGGCTGGGCAAATACAACTCCACCGCCACGGACCAGGCCCGCGCCGTGCTCAAGGACGCCGTGGCCAACCTGGGATCCGACGCGGCGGCGGTGATCTCCGGCGACACCACTATCGAGTTCATACAGTCAAACCTCACCGGCTCCCAGTCGCTGTTCTCCGACGCGGTGGAGTTTTTCAACCGGTTAAAGTCCAAGCGTGTCCTCGGCCAGACCCTTACAACCGAACCGGGCGCCGGCTCCGGCGGGTCATACGCGTTGGGCCAGGTGCACGACCGCGTCCGCAACGACATCGTGGCCTATGACTGCAAGGCGCTCGACGAAACATTGAGCCATGATCTTGTGCGGCCATTGGTGGACTTTAACTTCGGGCCGCAAAAGTCGTATCCCAAAATAATCACCCGCCTTGCCCAGCCGGGGGACGTGGACGAAAAGCTGAACCAGATTAGAAAGCTCGTGGAGATGGGCGCAAAAGTCCCCGCCCGCATCGCCGCCGAAGCCGCCGGCGTGCGCCTTTTAGGCGACCCGGAAGAGCCGCTGACAATGGCGCATGGAACAGGGAAATAG
- a CDS encoding Mu-like prophage major head subunit gpT family protein — protein sequence MTPLLIVALPILAAIAALTGHAPHADSMAFVPFILGPVINRTVLTDTMRGFKTVFQRAYEAAFTYSGDMAMRVDSKTRQEEYRWLGAFPGLKEWLGERAVKDLALDGFVIKNRDFEATVAVSRNDIEDDNIGVYAPLFSQLGENAKQHPDELVFSMLSQGFASKAFDGQFFFDTDHPNGSRPAWSNKSIEALSAAAYETMRQNMMSLVNEEGRPMRVRPSHIIVPPQLEKEALDIVRADLTTGGVSNVWNNSADVIVAPELAATPTYWFLADLKRPIKPFIMQMRKEAQFVALDNPDDENVFMRKEYIYGVDYRGAVGYGLPHLIAGSTGGA from the coding sequence ATGACTCCCCTTCTGATCGTAGCTCTCCCCATACTGGCCGCCATCGCGGCCCTCACAGGCCACGCGCCCCACGCCGATTCCATGGCGTTCGTCCCCTTCATCCTCGGCCCGGTGATTAACAGGACCGTCCTCACCGACACCATGCGGGGCTTCAAGACCGTGTTCCAGCGCGCCTATGAAGCGGCCTTCACCTATTCTGGCGACATGGCCATGCGCGTTGATTCCAAGACCAGGCAGGAAGAATACCGCTGGCTGGGCGCATTCCCAGGCCTGAAAGAATGGCTCGGCGAGCGCGCCGTAAAAGACCTGGCCCTGGACGGGTTTGTGATAAAGAACCGCGATTTCGAGGCCACCGTCGCCGTCAGCCGCAACGACATCGAGGACGACAACATCGGCGTGTACGCCCCCCTCTTCTCCCAGCTCGGCGAGAACGCGAAACAGCATCCCGACGAGCTTGTTTTCTCCATGCTGTCGCAAGGGTTCGCCTCCAAGGCGTTCGACGGGCAGTTCTTTTTCGACACGGACCATCCCAACGGATCCAGACCGGCCTGGTCGAACAAATCCATCGAAGCTCTCTCGGCGGCGGCGTATGAGACCATGCGGCAGAACATGATGAGCCTGGTCAACGAAGAGGGCCGCCCAATGCGTGTGCGCCCGTCCCACATCATCGTGCCGCCGCAATTGGAAAAAGAAGCGCTCGACATCGTCCGGGCGGACCTGACCACCGGCGGCGTCTCCAACGTGTGGAACAACTCCGCCGACGTGATCGTGGCCCCGGAGCTTGCCGCCACGCCCACATACTGGTTCCTTGCCGACCTGAAGCGGCCCATAAAGCCCTTCATCATGCAGATGCGCAAGGAGGCCCAGTTCGTGGCGCTGGACAACCCGGACGACGAGAACGTGTTCATGCGCAAGGAGTACATCTACGGCGTTGATTACCGAGGCGCAGTGGGCTACGGCCTGCCGCACCTTATCGCCGGCTCCACCGGCGGCGCCTGA
- a CDS encoding DUF1320 domain-containing protein, whose product MPYCTMDDLKTKIDERALTELTDTAGLNVPDASKVDRAIRDASALVDSYLGKAYRVPFNPIPHTVIDITSALAIGNLHRFRSAESPVWKAACDDAMTRLRAIARGEASLEGAIAEPPASDDDSAALMFTSSARRFSRDSLNGM is encoded by the coding sequence ATGCCATACTGCACAATGGACGACCTGAAGACGAAGATAGACGAGCGCGCCCTCACCGAGCTTACAGACACGGCGGGGCTAAACGTCCCCGACGCATCCAAGGTGGACAGGGCCATCCGCGACGCTTCCGCGCTGGTGGACAGCTATCTTGGAAAAGCATACCGCGTCCCGTTCAATCCCATTCCGCACACGGTGATAGACATAACATCGGCGCTGGCCATCGGAAATCTGCACAGGTTCCGTTCCGCCGAGTCTCCCGTGTGGAAAGCGGCCTGCGACGACGCCATGACCCGGCTGCGCGCCATCGCCCGTGGTGAAGCTTCGCTGGAAGGCGCCATCGCCGAACCGCCAGCCTCCGACGATGATTCCGCCGCGCTGATGTTCACAAGCTCGGCCCGGCGGTTCTCCCGCGATTCGCTTAACGGGATGTGA
- a CDS encoding DUF1834 family protein, translating to MNYTTMQIEDAILAALAPLSVSSGGAARTLASYDGQFEDAAAGKDQFTIVFPAALAAFLGSDFDARSAPTFTRTMRFGVFCASSNLGSQLSRRRDAYTLLDASRALLNHNTLGLAISPLLIERESAVLSTRSVTVFCAEYILSARDDAAF from the coding sequence ATGAACTACACCACAATGCAGATCGAGGACGCGATACTCGCGGCATTGGCCCCGCTTTCTGTTTCATCAGGCGGCGCGGCCCGAACCCTGGCGTCATACGACGGCCAGTTCGAGGATGCCGCCGCCGGGAAGGACCAGTTCACCATAGTGTTCCCCGCCGCGCTGGCCGCGTTTTTGGGATCGGATTTCGACGCGCGGTCGGCGCCCACTTTCACGCGCACTATGCGCTTCGGCGTTTTCTGCGCGTCATCGAATCTTGGCTCCCAGCTTTCCCGCCGTCGCGACGCTTATACGCTGCTGGACGCAAGCCGCGCATTGTTAAACCACAACACGCTGGGACTGGCCATATCGCCGCTATTGATCGAGCGGGAGTCCGCCGTCCTTTCCACCCGGTCGGTCACAGTTTTTTGCGCGGAATACATCCTGTCCGCCCGGGACGACGCCGCGTTTTGA